The genomic region ATAGGCAAGAACGCCTCAGTCAAATCCAGAGAAGCCAAGAATTCCCCTTTGCGCACCGCTGCAATGAATGACCGCAGAGTCTCCATTTGAAAACAAGGAACTTTTGAGTCATGTTTACCTCTTTTAGGTCCAAGATCGGACAGAAGATCCCCTCTAtttttgggaccacaaaataaatgtaataccTTTCCCTTCCCCTGCTCCTCTGCGGGAACGGGAACAATAGCTCCCAGCATCTGTAAGCGGGTGATGGCTTCCTCTACCACCCGCCTCTTTGCAGGGAAGCGCAAGGGGAGACTATGAACAAGTCCTTTAGCGGATGagaaattctaaagcataaccttcTCTTATCTCACTTAAGACCCTCCGgtcgtgatcttggcccactcctcgtaaaaaaaaaaaagtgaacaaatCCCCTATTGCTGGCACTGAGGAGTGGGACAAGCCTCGCTTCACTGGGTGGACTTGGCTCCACTGGCCAGAACCATCTCTATTCTGCTGTCTCCCAGAACCTTGCCTctggttaccccccccccccccccccccccccccgaagccgTATTCTGCCGAAAAAGTCTATTCACCCTAAAGCGAGAACACGAAGGAAAAAGGATCCTTTTCCACTTTttggcttatcctctggcaatctaTGCCCTTTATTTTCCCCTAGACGTTTCATCAGCTcttccaagtcctctccaaaaagcagttttcctttaaaaggTAACTCTCCTAATTGAGACTTGGACCAACCATTCGACACCAAAGGAGTCTCCTGGCCAAGACCGCTGATATTATAGCCTTAGAGGAAGTCCTAATGAGGTGATATAttgcatccgctccataggccaCCATAGCCTCTAGCTGCTCGGCCTGTTTTGCCTCTGAAGTTGACATTGTTTTTCCCGCCTGCAACTGCTGTACCCAATGCAGACCAACCCGAATGCCTAGGGCagatacctcaaaaatctttttgagatggACCCCTAGCTTCCTGTCTTGCATATCTTTTAATGCTGCAGAACTGGCCACCAGAATCTTTGTCTTCTTTGGAAGTCTCAACAGCTTAAGAGTGTCTTCTGGTaatggatataacttatccatcgCTCTGCTAACCTGTAAGCCAGTCtccagagtatcccactccctgacagACTTATGGAAGGGGAAAGCTTTCGCTGGACCTCTTAAGCCAGCCATGACTGGATCCACCTCCTCCTGATCAGATTCTTCTCACGGGACCTTAATCCCCACCTCCTTAAAGACATAGGGGATCAGGGGCCACAGCTCTTCCCTGTAGAGAACACAAACCACCTTAGGATCGTCCCCCGTCCCAGCCCTTCCTCCCTATCCTGTCCATCCAAAGAAGGCTCCATCTCAGGAGGGTTGTCTGCTGGAGGATACCCGTCCACCGTGTCTGACTGAGTAGATCTACCAAGGACTCACCGAATCCTTGTTGCAGATTAGTCTGCAAAACTCTGGATCTCTTCCTAGGCTGAGAGCCCATCGACCCCTCACGCCTGGAAACATGCCGTCCCACAGCTTTCCTGGCCAGATATGCTTTGTGCAGCAATTAAACAAAACAGGACAAAAAAGTTGCATGATCATCAGAATCCTCCTCTAGGAGATCCTCATCCTCCCCtgactgaacccccccccccccccccccccgaggacagCTAAGGAGGGAGATTCCCCTCCCTACCTGGCAGCTTCAGAAGCAGCTGCGAGGGAAgaaaaatggccgccattcctgcGCTAATCAGGAAGGGGCCCGCTGCTGCGCTCGAATCACTTGTCAGACGTCCAGGCTCTCGCTGCTTCCCCCACGCCACTGCCGATGTTCCCGAGCTGCCGTCTCCCCCAGAGAGGTAGCAGGAACTGTAACTGTCCCAGGACAGCCGCATGTGCACCTTGCCACACGTGGAGCAATGCTTGCCGCGTGGCATGTCTGAAGCCTGCCTGATCACGTGCACGGGCAACTGcccagaggaagaaaaaaaatcactgcgAAAGCCACTGCCGCCGAGTTCCTGCAAAACTGCCACTCCAGGACccgaaaaaaagaaaacacattttttttaaactttaaagttacctccctCACAAAAGAAGAAGGGCAGCAGGTTCCGCAAAGTCCTCCTGGGGAAAAGGGAACTGGCTCCACCAGCTGTCAACCCCGGCGGAGAAAGGACCGAGCTCTAAAAGGGTCCCCAAGCCCCTGCTCGTCCCACAAGGACCTGCTAATCTCccagactgcagggtttgcacctcttccatctgctggagacagagaaatactgagggactgcaggtggcacctcgggttatatggcagtgtctgCGAAactcttgtctccatctgctggcagggaggcaaaaccccggagtctggactgatctgggtacgtgcaGGGAAAGTGCTGATATCAAGGGGCAAATCCAGAACACACACAAGACTCAAAGAAAGAGTATGATGGTAGATGGGTATAATCAGGTCCATCTGCTCTCTACTCCATTTACGTCCCGATACTAAGCCATAACCCTCAGCTGATCTACAGCTTTCCCTACAACTTCTTCCTAAGGATCCTCCATGCTTGTTCCATGATCTCTGGAATTCCGTTACTGCTTTTGCCTCCACTGGGAAGACCGTTCCATACATCCACAAGCCTTTCTGAGGTAAAACATTTTCTCGTGTTAAtcttgggcccaatattcaaagaagcGGGACTTATGCggccagcagtggctgctgaatacGCGCCTATGTTCAGTGGCCGCCGCTTAGCCTCATACCGTGATCTGTTTTAGATTTCCTTTTCTCTTGTGCATCATCTATAGCTTGGAGATATTTTAatctctctatcatattcccccctctttctcctccagagtataGATTTAGATCTTCCATTCGGCCCATATCTTTTCCTAGGTACAGGCTCCAGCACTGCAGGTGAGGTAGTAACACTTCCCTTTTCTACTGCCAGGCCTTTCCCTATGGACCTTGGGCTTCATCTGGCTTAGACCAGTAGCTTCTTGCACCTGGAGATCCTCACTCACAGTATATTGAGCACATGGCGCACTGGGAGCTCTCCTGTACCCCGTGCCTTGTATgagcaaaggaaaataaaacaggcctgctcctgctcaccctcacCCGTTGTGCTCTGAATTTAGGGGGCAGACTGCTGCTTCCAGCCTAATCTCCTCATGGTCTCCACCCTTCCCTCACTCCCACCTTTCTAACATTGAAATGCAGGATCCAATTTTAAAGTATAGGTTTTAATTTCTCTGTTAATTACAAACGTCCAAGCCTGTGGTTTTCATCTAAGACTTAAAAGGTGAATGCTCAGGTTCAAACCCGAAGATGAGCAATAGTCCGGGCCGGCTGCTTGTAAAGGAGTAGGCCCCAAGCTTGCTTAGCTGACAGATGGCTTCTAGCAGTGGCTACTGTCCCACTGGTACCAAAGCATTGATGTCACTGCAATACCAAAAAAATAGAGGTTCCCAGCAACATTCAGTCCCGCAGGCAGCGCTATCTGCTCAGAACTGGGTTTGCTCTCTTTACAAACTTTCACTacatttacaaatatgttaaacagGGGGCATCAGCTGTGGCGGCACTAAAGGACCCTACGTGGAAGCCGGCAATTCACTCCCTCTGGGTCAGAATTTCTGATCCCTTGCAGGTAGCACAATCTTTGTGTGGGGACTTTCCATGCACTTGAGACCCTCTTCCTCCTACCATCAATAATAGTTTGATTTATAAAATCCTTTCTACCCACAGAGAACCCCCAATAAGCTTTTTCAAAAAATGCACTGAAAGTGGGGCAGGGCTTAGACAGATCCCGAGAACCCAGGCCTGTGACACAGGACTTACCATCTCAGCCTGGATCAAAACCTGCTTTGGAAACTTTAGTCCTTTTTCTAGATTTTGTAAAGCAGAAGAGGCCTGACTACCCCACCCATCGCACATCCTGCTACCTCAGACCTGTGCCAGAACAAAGTCAAGTCTTCTCCCAGGAAGCAATCTGGGTCCCTTACTTGGATTCCCTCAGGCTGCCCAGTGCATGAATTCTCCTTCATTCAGATCCGCGGTAACGAgcattttcatttcatgactccctGTCTTCTGATCATAGCCCTGTTTGCTAACGGCTGAAAAGTACTTCTAGTTGAAACTTTAACTGAGGAAAGCATCATTTATTTTGACAAGAAAGCCTACAAAGCAGATCTCAGGGCTCTCCTGGCCCTACTTACCTTTTCAGGCTCCTCTTCCGCTGGACAAGGAATGGTCAGATTGGTCTCTCGTGAGCTAATCATTGACTGAAGAGCCATCTCTTCTACCTAAAGACACTCGGGTAAGTCAGTTCTGCCATTTGTTACATCCTTTACTCTTACTGCATAATGAAACCATCGTTATGGAAAATCTTGGACAGTGCTACAGGCACAGCAGCTTCTAGCCTGGCATCTTACTACCCCAAGCATTCAGAGATGAAAATGGGAGGCACACAATCTATTCAGAAGAAAGGGGAGTAATTATCTATATTAGGAATGCAGTAAATACAGCCACCGAAATGAAGGGAGAAACCAAATTACTGTGGGTTGCCCTGGGGAAACTACGAAATACACAGATCTTCagtacaaggaaaaaaaaaaagaggtagctTCAGACGTGATGAGAGAATCACCAGGAAGGTGCAAAGGGCTGGTCCTGCTTggtttttattcaattttttgctttttattttgctGCATTCTCACCTTAAGCATGCCACAACCTGCTCAGGCACACTCACCAGACTATGGGACTATCATCCCCTCTATCAGCTGCCTATACCTCCAGCCCTGGCTGCAAAATAACTTCTCTCTTGattcttttaatttttctcaGTCTCTACTCTAGAACCAGCAGAAAGAATCCCCAAAGAACCCTTAGCTCAGAAAAACCTCCAGAGCTAACCTACTACTTCCTGGGCTCAACCATTCCCCAAAGGGACTCGGAAGCCAACTAACAGGGCTCGCTCAACCTAGATGCTGACATCTGGAAGGCTGGCCCTGCACCTGCTCAACTAGGAAAAAAGTTAGAACAAAAAACCTGTTAGAAGCCAATCCTGCTTAACCAGGGAACTAGGTAGGCTATTGCTCTAAATGCTGAGAACCTAGGCCTAGCCTGGTTGCTGGGATCCTGCTGCACatgctaccatctgctggagccagagaatactggcttttGCCTGTGATGTACCATCCTAAGTACCAGTGTTGATGTCACTGAAAAGGGCTATGCcctttgtcttcatctgctggtagggcaAACTAAACCCATGTAGCAAAATAAGAaagaaacttagattgtaagccctctggggatagggaaatacttccagtacctgaatgtaatccgctttgaagtgctgaaaaaagtgtaaaaagcagaatataaatctaaataaaaaaaagaccacTACAATTGGGTActtagaaacattcaaatatttagtAGTTTTCAATATGATAGGGGAACAGCAATTTTGtcatagaaaaagaaattcaaggtCGATGATCTGAGAACAGTAAAATTTCACTCCAGCATGAAACTGCATAATTGGAATTCATTAAAAAACTTAACACCATCACCTTAGGTCTGAATAGAGAATGGCTTCATGGCAcactacaactatctatgaacttaatTATTCTCAGATCATTCTATCTTTTCAAACTTACCCCAGCTGTCAGTAGGTTGTTTCCACGCCCTGcctgccttctctttgttctgtataatCCTCTGCCCCCCAGCCAGTGAactacacttcatgcatctgacaaagtggattCTACTCGAACGCTCAAGCCTCAATAAAATTGGTGAGAGTCTGTAAGATGCCACTCACCTTTTGACATTTTTGAGGCAAACTAGATAGCTTTACAAGTCTTTATCTAGGGTCATCAACTCACTcagcatttcccaaccctctcgTGGAGGCACAACCCActaattgggttttcaggatatccataatgaatatgcatgaaagatttgcatatactgggtctccattgcatgcaaatccatctcatgcatattctttgtgacagtcctgaaaacttgactggacAGGTGTGCCTCCAGCagagagttgggaaacactgacttAACCCTAGGTCAACCAGACAGGCTGATCCAGCTCTGGTTTTGATCCATTACATGCATGAATTTGTAGTGCTGATGTTCCTACTGATTTTCCCAAGAACTTCAAAGCCATTAATCCAGtggagtaaaatcaggactggatctcAGTTAAGATGGCAACCTTGTCTTTATCTGCTTTTATATCCTTATCCTCAAGGCTGAATGAAGTCATGCTGAGGCAATGAGTCTGGTATTCTCAGCCCAGTCCTCTGGACCCTGCAAGGaaaccaggttttcaagatatccacaattaatatatgAGAGAGTTGTATACCATGAacgcagtgcatgcaaatctctctctcatgcatagtcattatggaaatcctgaaaacccaattacCTAGGTGTGTTCCAAGAACTGCTAGAAAAATATTGCCCTAAACTATGTAAAGATTAAGTGGCTCAAAAGCactaccaaaaaaaaagaaaaacttgaaatttagtaattttttttgtatttaaagatCCCAGGATGTAATTTAGGTAGCAACTGCCTACATaaaatataccatactgggtgagagcaagggtccctcaagccagcaccctgtttccaacagtggccaatccaagtcacaagtacctggcaagcacccaaacattaaatagatctcaagctactattccttattgattaacagcagtttatggatttttcctctaggaatgtaacttttttaaacccagttacactaactgctataaccacatcctctggcaatgaattccagagcttatctatgcactgaatgaaaaatatgtttttgatttgttttaaatgaactacttgctaacttcatagagtgctcccctagaccttctattatctgagagagtaaatagccaatttacattaacctgttcaagtcctttcatgattttgtatcccccttcagatgtctcttctccacactgaacagtcctaacctctttagcctttcctcataggggagcagttccataccccttatcattttggtcacccttctatgcctaaatccagcacTGCTTCTTTATTATTGCAAGGGTGGCCAACACTGATCCTCAAGAGCCTGAACAatgtctggttttctggatatgcatgagattagatttgcaggcactgccttcattgtatgcaaatatatctcatgcatattaattaattatggatatcctgaaaagcaggcttctttgtagctcttgaggaccggaataGGTCACCCCTGATATATTGAATGGCCTATTTTGCGCACAGGGTCTTATTCTGGGTACAGAAATGCAAGGCTGGAAACCCACATGCCTAGGACAGATGCCTAGACTCTATTCTGAGTCGATCATAGCagttaaaatttaattttatctCAAAATACTGGAATAAAGGAATCAAGATTAATTCCTTTAAGAAATTATTTCTTTCTAGTCTAGTAAGCAGTCTGGGATCTGCAGGGATAATGAGAGCTCCATTTTCTCACATTGCTAGGGTTGAGTACAACGTTATAGTAAAGCTTCTTTTACCTTAAGCCTGGTGAGCTGGTCATGCAGAGCTGCCTTCACCCGCAGTAACGTCTCTTCCTCCTTTTTTAGCTCCTGCAATCTGCTGAGCATCTTGGGTGCTGGGCTCCACCTTGCTTGCAGTGAAGAAACTCACCATGGGCCTAGGGAGAGGGCCACCGAATCAGCGTCACAGTCAGTGCTGCCAGATTgggccactttttttttcccgGCTGGGCCACAGAGTGTTAGCAGCCCTCTATGTCGCTGGTGCCTTATTTTCTTTGCCTCGGGCAGCCCAACCAGCAGTCGAAGAATGTTGACCCAtcgacagcagccaatcagaggtgaCAGGAACAGCAAGGAAGCCGCAGAACACGGCAGGAAGAGGAAAGTGCTCGCAGTCGCACGATGATGACCTCATCGTCAACAGCCAGAGGGGACAGGAACAGCAACGCAGCCTCAGAATACGGCAGGAAGGTGCACGCAGTCGCAAGATGATGACCTCAGCAGCCGCCAATCAGAGGTGATAGGAACAGCAGCACGGCCGCAGGCGGCGATTTGCGGCAGAATACGGAAAGAAAACGTGGCATGCAGCTGGATAGAGGGAGAGCCGAGCTCTTTCTGCACATTTCCATGAAGTTTGGAGAATGCAGCGTTTTCTGCTGTCACCTCTGAACCTGCTGAAAtcttcccctcctcctttccctgaaCCTGTTAAATTCCCGACTTCTTCCTGCTGAATCCTCCTAACCCAGCTGCTGACTGGGAAGGGCAAACAGAGGTAAGAGGCGAGATTATGAGGTGTTTGAGGAAGGAGTAGCGCTGTAGGATAGGTTGGGGATAGAAAGGGGGGTAGGGGAAAAAGGATATTTAACACCATGAAGAGGACAAAGACAGATAAGGTTGAGTGTGGGAATACTGGTGCAGGATCAAAGGTAGAATAAGCAGAAGGTGGAGATAGGAAAAGAAGAGAGGTAAGGAAAGTTGCTGGGCTGTATGctgcccttcagtataaccattgtcaaagcagcaaAAGGCATGaggtcaagcaagtaacaagataACTATTAAAGTTGTTGAACAATCAAACAATAGAACAATTGAATGAACTCTAACTGATCACTCTTGCATGACTACCCCTTATCATCATAAAAGATGCTTCCGGTGCTTTCAATGAGAATCCAAGAGAGCCATGCAGAGAGACACCTGTaataaggagaaaaaagaaaagactgtGCAGACAGATCGAGAAAACAcaggagggcgtctggactgagcggtggtactacaggaatgaaaattaacaggtaagaactaaaagtttctttccctgtatgtaccaggatcagtccagactgtgggatgtaccaaatctTCCCTATAAAGGGTGGGACGgagacagtcccactcgaagcacctGCTGACCGAAGGAACCAAACACTGGCGCCTGTACATCAAAGCGGTAatgtcgagcaaaggtatgcagggatttccatgtagtagccctgcatatttcctgcagagagACAGATTGACACTtcacccaagaagtagcctgagaacacaa from Rhinatrema bivittatum chromosome 13, aRhiBiv1.1, whole genome shotgun sequence harbors:
- the SNAPC5 gene encoding snRNA-activating protein complex subunit 5; this encodes MLSRLQELKKEEETLLRVKAALHDQLTRLKVEEMALQSMISSRETNLTIPCPAEEEPEKAVVQVDNEAAINLTELQLSTVRYNQDEEMEEEEEESS